In Hippopotamus amphibius kiboko isolate mHipAmp2 unplaced genomic scaffold, mHipAmp2.hap2 H_1, whole genome shotgun sequence, a genomic segment contains:
- the ZNF132 gene encoding zinc finger protein 132 isoform X1 gives MSPLGATRSPPGTAPPSTQIVTGPPASLTDPAQNLVTFEDVAVHFSKEEWGLLDAAQRQLHHSVMLENLELMTSLGCWHGVEDEEVRSKQNASVEVVSQVRIPSAHPSTRKADSCDMCDSFLKDILHLDEHQGTHAEETPYTCVACGREFWFGANLHQHQKECSGEKSFRWIRDRDLFVKSSIVYLSEKPFTCGLDGKDVLGGHDHLQNPNMDGSGKSHSSTKCREALPHPSSHGQLPEVHTSQKHFKCNDCREAFHKSCVLLSHLRSNSEEVPFRCPRVENSLQEKSTLVNNQKFHTGETSHVCKECGKAFSHPSKLRKHQKFHTGVKYYECSDCGKIFSHKVTLVHHQRIHTGERPYECSDCGKAFSNRSHLTRHEKIHTGERPFECSKCGRAFSQSSNFLRHQKVHTQVRPYECNQCSKAFSRSSALIQHWRVHTGERPFECSECGRAFNNNSNLAQHQKVHTGERPFECSECGRDFSQSSHLLRHQKVHTGERPFGCSECGKAFSNSSTLIQHQKVHTGQRPYECSECRKAFSRNSSLIQHWRIHTGERPYECSECGKAFAHSSSLTEHWRVHTRERPYECNECGKFFSQNSILIKHQKVHTGERPYECTECGKFFSRKSSLIYHWRVHTGERPYECSECGRAFRNNSHLVRHQRVHTQERPYECSQCGKAFRERSTLVRHQIVHTRERTYECGHCGKIFSRLCNLAQHKRSHT, from the exons ATGAGCCCACTGGGCGCCACTCGGTCGCCGCCTGGCACGGCCCCGCCCAGCACACAGATTGTGACCGGGCCACCAGCGTCGCTGACAGACCCGGCGCAG AACCTGGTGACCTTCGAGGATGTGGCTGTGCACTTCTCCAAGGAGGAGTGGGGGCTCCTTGATGCAGCCCAGAGGCAGCTGCACCACAgtgtgatgctggagaacttgGAGCTCATGACCTCACTTG GTTGTTGGCATGGAGTGGAAGATGAGGAGGTACGTTCCAAGCAGAATGCTTCTGTAGAAGTGGTGTCGCAGGTCAGAATTCCCAGTGCACATCCTTCCACCCGGAAGGCTGACAGTTGTGACATGTGTGACTCATTCTTGAAAGACATTTTGCACCTGGATGAACATCAAGGAACACATGCTGAGGAGACTCCCTACACATGTGTAGCATGTGGAAGAGAGTTCTGGTTTGGTGCAAATCTTCACCAGCATCAGAAGGAGTGCAGTGGAGAAAAGTCCTTCAGATGGATCAGGGACAGGGACTTGTTTGTGAAAAGCTCAATAGTCTACCTATCAGAGAAGCCCTTTACGTGTGGGTTAGATGGTAAGGATGTCTTGGGCGGCCATGACCACCTGCAGAACCCAAACATGGACGGCAGTGGGAAGTCACATAGTAGCACGAAGTGCAGGGAGGCCTTACCACATCCATCCAGTCATGGGCAGCTCCCAGAAGTCCATACCTCACAGAAGCACTTCAAGTGCAATGACTGTAGAGAAGCCTTCCACAAGAGTTGTGTTCTCCTCAGCCACTTGAGAAGTAACTCTGAAGAGGTACCATTTAGATGCCCAAGAGTTGAAAATTCCTTACAGGAGAAATCAACCCTTGTTAATAACCAAAAGTTTCACACTGGAGAAACATCTCATGTATGTAAGGAGTGTGGCAAGGCTTTTAGTCACCCATCTAAACTGAGGAAGCACCAGAAATTTCACACTGGAGTAAAATATTATGAGTGCAGTGACTGTGGGAAAATTTTCAGCCACAAAGTCACACTTGTTCATCACCAGAGAATTCACacaggagaaaggccttatgaatGCAGTgactgtgggaaagccttcagtaACAGGTCACACCTCACTCGGCATGAGaaaattcacactggagaaagacCTTTTGAGTGCAGCAAATGTGGAAGAGCCTTCAGCCAAAGCTCCAATTTCCTTCGGCACCAGAAAGTCCACACCCAAGTAAGACCTTATGAGTGCAATCAATGTAGTAAAGCCTTCAGCCGCAGCTCTGCTCTCATTCAGCACTggagagttcacactggagaaaggccttttGAGTGCAGTGAGTGTGGGAGAGCTTTTAACAATAATTCCAACCTTGCTCAGCATCAGAAGGTCCACACTGGAGAACGGCCTTTtgaatgcagtgaatgtggaaGAGACTTCAGCCAAAGCTCTCACCTCCTTCGACATCAGAAAGTTCACACTGGAGAACGGCCTTTTGGATGCAGTGAATGCGGGAAAGCCTTCAGCAATAGCTCCACCCTCATTCAGCACCAGAAAGTACATACCGGGcaaaggccttatgagtgcagtgaatgtAGAAAAGCCTTCAGTCGCAACTCCAGTCTGATTCAGCACTggagaattcacactggagaaaggccttatgaatGCAgcgaatgtgggaaagcctttgctCACAGTTCCAGTCTCACTGAGCACTGGAGAGTTCACACaagagaaaggccttatgagtgtaatgaatgtgggaaattctttAGCCAGAACTCCATTCTTATTAAACATCAAAaagttcacactggagaaaggccttatgagtgcacTGAATGTGGGAAGTTCTTTAGCCGCAAGTCCAGCCTCATTTACCATTggagagttcacactggagaaaggccttatgagtgcagtgaatgtgggagaGCCTTCAGAAATAACTCTCACCTGGTTCGTCACCAGAGAGTCCACACACAAGAAAGGCCCTATGAGTGCAGccaatgtgggaaagcctttcgTGAAAGATCCACACTTGTTCGACACCAGATCGTTCACACCCGAGAAAGGACTTATGAGTGTGGCCACTGTGGGAAAATCTTCAGCCGCCTCTGCAACCTTGCCCAACATAAAAGGAGTCATACCTGA
- the ZNF132 gene encoding zinc finger protein 132 isoform X2 — MEVTENLVTFEDVAVHFSKEEWGLLDAAQRQLHHSVMLENLELMTSLGCWHGVEDEEVRSKQNASVEVVSQVRIPSAHPSTRKADSCDMCDSFLKDILHLDEHQGTHAEETPYTCVACGREFWFGANLHQHQKECSGEKSFRWIRDRDLFVKSSIVYLSEKPFTCGLDGKDVLGGHDHLQNPNMDGSGKSHSSTKCREALPHPSSHGQLPEVHTSQKHFKCNDCREAFHKSCVLLSHLRSNSEEVPFRCPRVENSLQEKSTLVNNQKFHTGETSHVCKECGKAFSHPSKLRKHQKFHTGVKYYECSDCGKIFSHKVTLVHHQRIHTGERPYECSDCGKAFSNRSHLTRHEKIHTGERPFECSKCGRAFSQSSNFLRHQKVHTQVRPYECNQCSKAFSRSSALIQHWRVHTGERPFECSECGRAFNNNSNLAQHQKVHTGERPFECSECGRDFSQSSHLLRHQKVHTGERPFGCSECGKAFSNSSTLIQHQKVHTGQRPYECSECRKAFSRNSSLIQHWRIHTGERPYECSECGKAFAHSSSLTEHWRVHTRERPYECNECGKFFSQNSILIKHQKVHTGERPYECTECGKFFSRKSSLIYHWRVHTGERPYECSECGRAFRNNSHLVRHQRVHTQERPYECSQCGKAFRERSTLVRHQIVHTRERTYECGHCGKIFSRLCNLAQHKRSHT, encoded by the exons atggAAGTAACTGAG AACCTGGTGACCTTCGAGGATGTGGCTGTGCACTTCTCCAAGGAGGAGTGGGGGCTCCTTGATGCAGCCCAGAGGCAGCTGCACCACAgtgtgatgctggagaacttgGAGCTCATGACCTCACTTG GTTGTTGGCATGGAGTGGAAGATGAGGAGGTACGTTCCAAGCAGAATGCTTCTGTAGAAGTGGTGTCGCAGGTCAGAATTCCCAGTGCACATCCTTCCACCCGGAAGGCTGACAGTTGTGACATGTGTGACTCATTCTTGAAAGACATTTTGCACCTGGATGAACATCAAGGAACACATGCTGAGGAGACTCCCTACACATGTGTAGCATGTGGAAGAGAGTTCTGGTTTGGTGCAAATCTTCACCAGCATCAGAAGGAGTGCAGTGGAGAAAAGTCCTTCAGATGGATCAGGGACAGGGACTTGTTTGTGAAAAGCTCAATAGTCTACCTATCAGAGAAGCCCTTTACGTGTGGGTTAGATGGTAAGGATGTCTTGGGCGGCCATGACCACCTGCAGAACCCAAACATGGACGGCAGTGGGAAGTCACATAGTAGCACGAAGTGCAGGGAGGCCTTACCACATCCATCCAGTCATGGGCAGCTCCCAGAAGTCCATACCTCACAGAAGCACTTCAAGTGCAATGACTGTAGAGAAGCCTTCCACAAGAGTTGTGTTCTCCTCAGCCACTTGAGAAGTAACTCTGAAGAGGTACCATTTAGATGCCCAAGAGTTGAAAATTCCTTACAGGAGAAATCAACCCTTGTTAATAACCAAAAGTTTCACACTGGAGAAACATCTCATGTATGTAAGGAGTGTGGCAAGGCTTTTAGTCACCCATCTAAACTGAGGAAGCACCAGAAATTTCACACTGGAGTAAAATATTATGAGTGCAGTGACTGTGGGAAAATTTTCAGCCACAAAGTCACACTTGTTCATCACCAGAGAATTCACacaggagaaaggccttatgaatGCAGTgactgtgggaaagccttcagtaACAGGTCACACCTCACTCGGCATGAGaaaattcacactggagaaagacCTTTTGAGTGCAGCAAATGTGGAAGAGCCTTCAGCCAAAGCTCCAATTTCCTTCGGCACCAGAAAGTCCACACCCAAGTAAGACCTTATGAGTGCAATCAATGTAGTAAAGCCTTCAGCCGCAGCTCTGCTCTCATTCAGCACTggagagttcacactggagaaaggccttttGAGTGCAGTGAGTGTGGGAGAGCTTTTAACAATAATTCCAACCTTGCTCAGCATCAGAAGGTCCACACTGGAGAACGGCCTTTtgaatgcagtgaatgtggaaGAGACTTCAGCCAAAGCTCTCACCTCCTTCGACATCAGAAAGTTCACACTGGAGAACGGCCTTTTGGATGCAGTGAATGCGGGAAAGCCTTCAGCAATAGCTCCACCCTCATTCAGCACCAGAAAGTACATACCGGGcaaaggccttatgagtgcagtgaatgtAGAAAAGCCTTCAGTCGCAACTCCAGTCTGATTCAGCACTggagaattcacactggagaaaggccttatgaatGCAgcgaatgtgggaaagcctttgctCACAGTTCCAGTCTCACTGAGCACTGGAGAGTTCACACaagagaaaggccttatgagtgtaatgaatgtgggaaattctttAGCCAGAACTCCATTCTTATTAAACATCAAAaagttcacactggagaaaggccttatgagtgcacTGAATGTGGGAAGTTCTTTAGCCGCAAGTCCAGCCTCATTTACCATTggagagttcacactggagaaaggccttatgagtgcagtgaatgtgggagaGCCTTCAGAAATAACTCTCACCTGGTTCGTCACCAGAGAGTCCACACACAAGAAAGGCCCTATGAGTGCAGccaatgtgggaaagcctttcgTGAAAGATCCACACTTGTTCGACACCAGATCGTTCACACCCGAGAAAGGACTTATGAGTGTGGCCACTGTGGGAAAATCTTCAGCCGCCTCTGCAACCTTGCCCAACATAAAAGGAGTCATACCTGA
- the ZNF132 gene encoding zinc finger protein 132 isoform X3, with amino-acid sequence MLENLELMTSLGCWHGVEDEEVRSKQNASVEVVSQVRIPSAHPSTRKADSCDMCDSFLKDILHLDEHQGTHAEETPYTCVACGREFWFGANLHQHQKECSGEKSFRWIRDRDLFVKSSIVYLSEKPFTCGLDGKDVLGGHDHLQNPNMDGSGKSHSSTKCREALPHPSSHGQLPEVHTSQKHFKCNDCREAFHKSCVLLSHLRSNSEEVPFRCPRVENSLQEKSTLVNNQKFHTGETSHVCKECGKAFSHPSKLRKHQKFHTGVKYYECSDCGKIFSHKVTLVHHQRIHTGERPYECSDCGKAFSNRSHLTRHEKIHTGERPFECSKCGRAFSQSSNFLRHQKVHTQVRPYECNQCSKAFSRSSALIQHWRVHTGERPFECSECGRAFNNNSNLAQHQKVHTGERPFECSECGRDFSQSSHLLRHQKVHTGERPFGCSECGKAFSNSSTLIQHQKVHTGQRPYECSECRKAFSRNSSLIQHWRIHTGERPYECSECGKAFAHSSSLTEHWRVHTRERPYECNECGKFFSQNSILIKHQKVHTGERPYECTECGKFFSRKSSLIYHWRVHTGERPYECSECGRAFRNNSHLVRHQRVHTQERPYECSQCGKAFRERSTLVRHQIVHTRERTYECGHCGKIFSRLCNLAQHKRSHT; translated from the exons atgctggagaacttgGAGCTCATGACCTCACTTG GTTGTTGGCATGGAGTGGAAGATGAGGAGGTACGTTCCAAGCAGAATGCTTCTGTAGAAGTGGTGTCGCAGGTCAGAATTCCCAGTGCACATCCTTCCACCCGGAAGGCTGACAGTTGTGACATGTGTGACTCATTCTTGAAAGACATTTTGCACCTGGATGAACATCAAGGAACACATGCTGAGGAGACTCCCTACACATGTGTAGCATGTGGAAGAGAGTTCTGGTTTGGTGCAAATCTTCACCAGCATCAGAAGGAGTGCAGTGGAGAAAAGTCCTTCAGATGGATCAGGGACAGGGACTTGTTTGTGAAAAGCTCAATAGTCTACCTATCAGAGAAGCCCTTTACGTGTGGGTTAGATGGTAAGGATGTCTTGGGCGGCCATGACCACCTGCAGAACCCAAACATGGACGGCAGTGGGAAGTCACATAGTAGCACGAAGTGCAGGGAGGCCTTACCACATCCATCCAGTCATGGGCAGCTCCCAGAAGTCCATACCTCACAGAAGCACTTCAAGTGCAATGACTGTAGAGAAGCCTTCCACAAGAGTTGTGTTCTCCTCAGCCACTTGAGAAGTAACTCTGAAGAGGTACCATTTAGATGCCCAAGAGTTGAAAATTCCTTACAGGAGAAATCAACCCTTGTTAATAACCAAAAGTTTCACACTGGAGAAACATCTCATGTATGTAAGGAGTGTGGCAAGGCTTTTAGTCACCCATCTAAACTGAGGAAGCACCAGAAATTTCACACTGGAGTAAAATATTATGAGTGCAGTGACTGTGGGAAAATTTTCAGCCACAAAGTCACACTTGTTCATCACCAGAGAATTCACacaggagaaaggccttatgaatGCAGTgactgtgggaaagccttcagtaACAGGTCACACCTCACTCGGCATGAGaaaattcacactggagaaagacCTTTTGAGTGCAGCAAATGTGGAAGAGCCTTCAGCCAAAGCTCCAATTTCCTTCGGCACCAGAAAGTCCACACCCAAGTAAGACCTTATGAGTGCAATCAATGTAGTAAAGCCTTCAGCCGCAGCTCTGCTCTCATTCAGCACTggagagttcacactggagaaaggccttttGAGTGCAGTGAGTGTGGGAGAGCTTTTAACAATAATTCCAACCTTGCTCAGCATCAGAAGGTCCACACTGGAGAACGGCCTTTtgaatgcagtgaatgtggaaGAGACTTCAGCCAAAGCTCTCACCTCCTTCGACATCAGAAAGTTCACACTGGAGAACGGCCTTTTGGATGCAGTGAATGCGGGAAAGCCTTCAGCAATAGCTCCACCCTCATTCAGCACCAGAAAGTACATACCGGGcaaaggccttatgagtgcagtgaatgtAGAAAAGCCTTCAGTCGCAACTCCAGTCTGATTCAGCACTggagaattcacactggagaaaggccttatgaatGCAgcgaatgtgggaaagcctttgctCACAGTTCCAGTCTCACTGAGCACTGGAGAGTTCACACaagagaaaggccttatgagtgtaatgaatgtgggaaattctttAGCCAGAACTCCATTCTTATTAAACATCAAAaagttcacactggagaaaggccttatgagtgcacTGAATGTGGGAAGTTCTTTAGCCGCAAGTCCAGCCTCATTTACCATTggagagttcacactggagaaaggccttatgagtgcagtgaatgtgggagaGCCTTCAGAAATAACTCTCACCTGGTTCGTCACCAGAGAGTCCACACACAAGAAAGGCCCTATGAGTGCAGccaatgtgggaaagcctttcgTGAAAGATCCACACTTGTTCGACACCAGATCGTTCACACCCGAGAAAGGACTTATGAGTGTGGCCACTGTGGGAAAATCTTCAGCCGCCTCTGCAACCTTGCCCAACATAAAAGGAGTCATACCTGA